The genome window GTCGGCCAGGGGCCTGCCGTCGAGGAGCATTTTGCCGTGGTCAGGGGCGTAAAACTTGCAGAGCAGGTTAATGATGGTGCTCTTGCCGGCCCCACTCAGACCCACCAAAGCAGTGGTCTTGCCGGCCTCAATGGTCAGGCACACGTCGTGCAGGGCCTGGGTGCCGCTGGGGTAGGTGAAGTCTACGTTGCAGATGTCGAAGGTGCCCTGCAGGTGCGTGGGCTGGACCGGACCGGTGGGCTCCACCGCATCGTGGGCATCCAGAATATCAAAGAAGCCCTCGGAGTAAGTAAGGGCGTCGTTCATTTCGTCGTAGATGCGGTGCAACTGCCGGATAGGGGCCGATACGTTGTTGAACAGCAGAATGTGGAACATAATGGCCCCGATAGAAATCTGCCTATCAAGCACCAGGTAAGCAGTCAGGATGATGATGAGCACTACCCCAATCTGCTCGGTGAAAGTCTTGAGGCCGTCGTAGAGGAAGTTGATTTTGCGGGTTTCCATCTGGGCTTCCTGTAGGTTTTGCTGCACCTGGGCCTGCTTCTGCTCCTCGTAGTCCTCGCGCACAAAGCTCTTAATGACCACCGCTGAGTCAATCAGATTCACGAGGCCCTGGCTTTTGGCCTCGCGCAGGCTGCGCAAGGCCCGGCGGGTGCCGTTGAGTCGGTCGGCCTGCCGGTAGCTCAGCCAGAAGTACACGGGCAGCACGGCCACGGCCACCAACCCCACGTACACGTTAGCCATAAACATAATCACCAGGGCCACAATGGAATTGGCAAACAGGGGCAGAATGTCAATGAAGAAATTCTGCACCAGCTTCATTAGGCTCTCCACGCCCCTATCAATGCGGGTTTGCAGCTTGCCGGTTTGGTTGCCGCTGTCGGAGTAGAAGCCGAGCTGGTAGCTAAGCACCTTATGCACCGCATCCTGAGAAAGGGTGCTCGAGACATTAATGCGGATTTTCTCGCCGTAAAACTTCTGCCCGAACTGAATCAGCGTGTTGATGATTTCCTTGCCCAGTAGCAGCCCACTTACTAGCAGCAGCAGGTTGGCCCCCTCCGTTAGGCCCTGGCGGCGGTCTAGCATACCTTGCACCGTATCCACGGTGTAACGCAGCACAAACGGGTTTACCTGAGCGGCCAGGGAGCCCACCAACGTCAGCAGCAGGGTAGCAACGACCAGCCCCCGGTAGGGCCGCACGTACGGAATCAAACGCTGGATAATTTCCCAGAGGCTCATGCAGAATCGGCTAGGTGAAGGGTAGCCGGTTAGACGAGCGTTGCGGGGTAGGGGTTATGCAAGGGCCAGCCGGCTTTACCCTAAGCGCCAA of Hymenobacter sublimis contains these proteins:
- a CDS encoding ABC transporter ATP-binding protein, whose protein sequence is MSLWEIIQRLIPYVRPYRGLVVATLLLTLVGSLAAQVNPFVLRYTVDTVQGMLDRRQGLTEGANLLLLVSGLLLGKEIINTLIQFGQKFYGEKIRINVSSTLSQDAVHKVLSYQLGFYSDSGNQTGKLQTRIDRGVESLMKLVQNFFIDILPLFANSIVALVIMFMANVYVGLVAVAVLPVYFWLSYRQADRLNGTRRALRSLREAKSQGLVNLIDSAVVIKSFVREDYEEQKQAQVQQNLQEAQMETRKINFLYDGLKTFTEQIGVVLIIILTAYLVLDRQISIGAIMFHILLFNNVSAPIRQLHRIYDEMNDALTYSEGFFDILDAHDAVEPTGPVQPTHLQGTFDICNVDFTYPSGTQALHDVCLTIEAGKTTALVGLSGAGKSTIINLLCKFYAPDHGKMLLDGRPLADYDTHALRQQIGLVLQKNHIFKGTIEENIRYGVMDATLPQIQAAARQAYLHEQILELPNGYQSDAQQLSGGQQQRIAIARLFLKNPPIIFLDEPTASLDAIATEQIKNSLDAIKQGRTVVIISHSLAQIVDSDCIYVMKQGRMVESGTHEHLYDLRGTYREIFDASARSLNIEKLARVMVDDEDEVGDTAA